One stretch of Planococcus sp. PAMC 21323 DNA includes these proteins:
- a CDS encoding four-helix bundle copper-binding protein, which produces MAHEQHAELIKTLHDCAAACNHCFDACLQEDDVKMMAGCIRLDRECADICAYLEHAITRNSPFVSELATACAAICEACAEECSKHDHDHCKKCAEACAKCAKACRNVA; this is translated from the coding sequence ATGGCACATGAACAACATGCAGAACTAATTAAAACTTTGCACGATTGCGCAGCCGCGTGTAACCACTGTTTCGACGCTTGCTTACAAGAAGATGACGTAAAAATGATGGCGGGATGTATTCGTCTCGACCGAGAATGCGCGGATATTTGTGCGTACCTCGAGCACGCCATTACACGCAACTCCCCATTTGTTTCAGAACTTGCAACAGCTTGTGCAGCAATTTGTGAAGCTTGCGCAGAAGAATGTTCAAAACACGACCACGATCACTGCAAAAAATGTGCAGAAGCATGTGCAAAATGCGCAAAAGCTTGCCGTAACGTAGCATAA
- a CDS encoding SHOCT domain-containing protein yields MREFFTPGNQALGVTIAVAFVAILTLIGIALWVTLIKARKNAASTEPQESDQAIEALRQRYVQGEITKDQYDEQLRSLKESSKT; encoded by the coding sequence ATGCGAGAGTTTTTTACCCCGGGTAACCAAGCACTTGGCGTAACGATTGCTGTTGCGTTTGTTGCTATATTAACTTTAATTGGCATCGCTTTATGGGTCACATTGATCAAAGCGCGTAAAAATGCTGCGAGCACTGAACCACAGGAATCCGATCAGGCGATTGAAGCATTACGTCAACGTTATGTGCAAGGCGAGATTACTAAAGATCAATATGATGAGCAGTTACGTTCATTAAAAGAGTCATCAAAAACCTAA
- a CDS encoding GNAT family N-acetyltransferase, producing MFIHKIDEDLSLKVLEMRDAERIFSLTDVSREYLREWLPWLDFTTKVEDTRDFIKSGSSNFVEGTSLGTAILYKGEIVGVGGFNSINSANKTAYIGYWLGQEYQGKGIMTRVSKALTDYALKELKLNKVEIRAAAENHKSRSIPERLGYKEEGTIRRAEWLYDHYVDHVVYGMLAEEWK from the coding sequence ATGTTCATACATAAAATTGACGAAGACTTATCACTCAAAGTTTTGGAAATGCGAGATGCAGAACGGATTTTCAGCCTCACTGACGTATCGAGAGAGTACTTGAGAGAGTGGCTTCCGTGGCTTGATTTCACAACAAAAGTAGAAGACACAAGAGATTTTATTAAATCCGGTAGCAGTAATTTTGTTGAAGGAACATCCCTTGGAACAGCGATTTTATACAAAGGAGAAATTGTTGGAGTTGGAGGTTTTAACAGCATCAACTCCGCTAACAAAACGGCCTATATTGGCTATTGGCTCGGGCAAGAATATCAAGGGAAGGGCATCATGACCCGCGTTTCGAAAGCATTGACTGATTATGCATTGAAGGAACTCAAGTTAAACAAAGTCGAAATTCGGGCAGCCGCAGAAAATCATAAAAGCCGCAGTATTCCTGAGCGTCTAGGTTATAAAGAAGAAGGCACAATCCGCCGAGCCGAGTGGTTATACGACCATTACGTCGATCACGTTGTTTACGGCATGTTGGCCGAGGAATGGAAATAA
- a CDS encoding ABC transporter ATP-binding protein, with amino-acid sequence MNNGISINNLSKAYGKTDVLRKVDLQIAEGEIFGLIGPSGSGKTTLVKMIVGIESSTNGTVEVLGKRVPNLKLLQNIGYMAQEDALYPELTGKENLSFFASLYKMKKSDLKKRIAYAANLVELTDELGKKVAAYSGGMKRRLSLAIALVHDPQILILDEPTVGIDPELRISIWRELMTLKNEQGKTIIITTHVMDEAEKCDRIAMVREGGILATGTPNELKTTYRAANLEEVFLQAGRVAR; translated from the coding sequence ATGAATAATGGCATCTCCATCAATAACCTTAGTAAAGCTTATGGTAAAACAGATGTACTTAGAAAAGTTGATTTACAAATTGCAGAAGGCGAAATTTTTGGTTTAATCGGACCATCGGGATCAGGAAAAACAACCTTGGTCAAGATGATTGTCGGGATTGAATCCTCGACAAATGGGACAGTTGAGGTACTGGGCAAAAGAGTACCTAATTTGAAACTGCTTCAAAATATCGGCTATATGGCTCAAGAAGACGCCTTGTATCCCGAATTAACGGGCAAAGAAAATCTAAGTTTTTTTGCATCGCTATACAAAATGAAAAAATCAGATTTGAAAAAACGTATCGCATACGCTGCCAATTTGGTTGAGTTGACTGATGAACTTGGGAAAAAAGTGGCAGCTTATTCAGGTGGCATGAAGCGGCGCTTGTCTTTAGCAATTGCATTAGTCCACGACCCACAAATTCTAATTTTGGATGAGCCGACTGTCGGTATTGACCCTGAACTTCGTATCTCCATTTGGCGTGAATTGATGACGCTAAAAAATGAGCAAGGGAAGACGATTATCATAACCACTCACGTAATGGACGAGGCAGAAAAATGCGACCGTATTGCTATGGTGCGTGAAGGTGGGATTTTAGCGACTGGGACACCAAATGAGCTAAAAACTACCTATCGTGCAGCTAATTTAGAAGAAGTCTTTCTGCAAGCAGGGAGGGTTGCACGATGA
- a CDS encoding ABC transporter permease, with the protein MRTLALIKRIMLQLLRDKRTMALLFFAPLIVLTLMYFFFNGESEDPRLAVVGGNEPLLTAMEDASIDVISYDAADNQTIVSDNLAGLLEIKDGSFRIVLENNDPSTSRALLMKITQIAAMQGGESAPSIETEYVFGDKDTAFFDVLGPVLVGFFVFFFVFLISGIGLLKERVSGTLERLLATPIRRWEIVLAYLTGFGIFAIIQTVIVVFYSIQVLDMVMIGQVWHVIIVNLMLALVALSLGILLSTFASSEFQMVQFIPIVVIPQIFFAGIIPLEGMADWLQNLSRIMPLYYAADALKAIMYRGEGLADISSNLLALAAFAVVFIFMNIFALKRYRKL; encoded by the coding sequence ATGAGAACTTTGGCACTGATTAAACGGATTATGTTGCAATTGCTTCGTGATAAACGGACAATGGCTTTATTGTTTTTTGCTCCTTTAATTGTGTTGACCTTAATGTATTTTTTCTTTAATGGCGAATCAGAAGACCCAAGATTAGCAGTCGTTGGAGGAAATGAACCGCTCCTTACTGCGATGGAGGATGCATCAATTGATGTAATTTCTTACGATGCAGCCGACAATCAAACTATTGTTTCGGACAATTTAGCAGGCTTATTAGAAATAAAAGACGGTAGTTTCCGAATAGTATTAGAAAATAACGATCCAAGCACATCGCGTGCATTACTAATGAAAATTACGCAAATCGCAGCGATGCAAGGTGGAGAAAGCGCTCCAAGCATAGAAACAGAATATGTTTTTGGAGATAAAGATACCGCATTTTTTGACGTACTCGGACCCGTACTCGTAGGCTTTTTCGTGTTTTTCTTTGTTTTTCTCATTTCAGGAATTGGGTTGTTAAAAGAACGCGTGTCGGGAACGCTCGAACGGTTGTTAGCAACGCCGATTCGTCGCTGGGAAATCGTTTTGGCTTATTTAACAGGCTTCGGTATTTTCGCCATTATCCAAACCGTTATCGTAGTATTTTACTCGATACAAGTATTGGATATGGTGATGATTGGTCAAGTATGGCATGTGATTATTGTCAACTTAATGCTGGCATTAGTGGCGTTATCGCTAGGGATTTTACTATCAACATTCGCATCATCTGAATTCCAAATGGTTCAATTTATCCCAATAGTCGTCATTCCACAAATCTTTTTTGCCGGTATTATTCCACTTGAAGGGATGGCGGATTGGCTACAAAATCTCAGCCGCATCATGCCGCTATATTACGCAGCCGATGCCCTAAAAGCGATCATGTATAGAGGAGAAGGGCTAGCGGATATCTCGAGTAATTTATTGGCACTTGCTGCATTTGCAGTCGTGTTTATCTTTATGAACATCTTCGCTTTAAAGCGCTATCGAAAATTATAA
- a CDS encoding DUF5316 domain-containing protein, with translation MKYFLVGTAIALIGVLVAYLLNDWSLVYMISGIVAGVALIWGVLALGTGKNKSTRTTSSEKRREKQQRVTKMKNAVMVAVPNILAVIVNLAVIS, from the coding sequence ATGAAATACTTTTTAGTTGGAACAGCGATTGCGTTAATCGGCGTGTTAGTGGCGTATTTACTAAATGATTGGTCATTGGTTTACATGATCAGCGGCATTGTTGCTGGTGTTGCATTGATATGGGGCGTTTTGGCATTGGGCACGGGTAAAAACAAATCGACAAGAACGACAAGTTCAGAAAAGCGTCGCGAAAAGCAACAGCGCGTGACGAAAATGAAAAACGCAGTGATGGTGGCTGTGCCGAATATACTTGCGGTAATCGTCAACTTAGCGGTGATTTCATAA
- a CDS encoding class I SAM-dependent methyltransferase, translating to MLGYYSKLSSEVYDLDKPIGSSFGDIEYYLERLGSCKGRILEPATGTGRLLVPLLEKGFEVDGFDVSEEMLTVCRTNCEKHGFYPNLFHAKMESFSVDRTYGAIVIPTGTFLLLDEREKSLKALQNFYNHLETGGRLIVDLDVPAGVELEKTSTRTWQALNGDTLTVESKKIKVDWIHQTFVSQGRYERWREGKLIETELERYPMRWYGVEEFRTILENIGFQKIHISSGYQFDQYPENANSIITFEATK from the coding sequence TTGTTAGGGTATTACAGCAAGTTGTCGTCGGAAGTGTACGATCTCGATAAGCCAATTGGCAGTTCGTTCGGAGATATTGAATATTACTTGGAGCGGCTCGGTTCATGCAAAGGTCGCATTTTGGAACCAGCAACTGGAACTGGTCGTTTACTTGTGCCATTGCTTGAAAAAGGGTTCGAAGTAGACGGTTTTGATGTATCCGAGGAAATGCTGACGGTGTGTCGTACCAATTGTGAAAAACACGGATTCTATCCAAATTTATTTCATGCAAAAATGGAGTCGTTTTCGGTTGATAGAACATATGGGGCCATTGTGATTCCGACTGGGACATTTCTGTTGCTCGATGAGCGTGAAAAATCGCTTAAAGCGCTTCAGAATTTCTACAATCATTTGGAAACAGGGGGACGGTTAATTGTCGACTTGGATGTGCCAGCAGGTGTCGAACTGGAGAAAACTTCTACACGCACGTGGCAAGCGCTCAATGGTGATACGTTAACCGTCGAAAGTAAGAAAATCAAAGTGGATTGGATTCACCAAACCTTTGTTTCACAAGGACGTTATGAACGTTGGCGCGAAGGGAAGTTGATCGAAACTGAACTCGAACGTTATCCAATGCGTTGGTACGGCGTTGAAGAATTCCGTACCATTTTAGAAAACATAGGATTTCAAAAAATCCACATTTCATCTGGCTATCAATTTGATCAATACCCCGAAAATGCAAACTCCATCATTACTTTTGAAGCGACAAAATAA
- a CDS encoding DUF1801 domain-containing protein — translation MHPVKDPQVDEFIERLENPVQDIVSELRTLVFEAYPEMDEGFKWDKPSYAKEGLVCYMQTAKGHVNFGFYRGAELRDESNLLEGDGKKMRHVRLNRTDEIKSDELKLLIWDAVELNRK, via the coding sequence ATGCATCCAGTAAAAGATCCGCAAGTAGATGAATTTATTGAAAGACTAGAAAATCCGGTGCAAGACATCGTCTCAGAACTTCGCACATTGGTATTCGAAGCTTATCCAGAAATGGACGAAGGCTTTAAATGGGACAAGCCTAGTTATGCAAAAGAAGGTCTCGTCTGCTATATGCAAACGGCCAAAGGTCATGTCAATTTCGGCTTTTACCGCGGTGCTGAACTTCGCGACGAATCTAATTTACTCGAAGGTGACGGCAAAAAAATGCGTCACGTCCGCTTGAATAGAACTGATGAGATTAAGAGCGACGAGCTGAAGCTATTGATTTGGGATGCGGTGGAATTAAACCGAAAATAA
- a CDS encoding sugar O-acetyltransferase, whose product MLTEKEKMLAGEMYDPHDSELRQKRMNARRLSRLFNDTTEMDGQDRSDLLKKLLGSTGDNIHVEPTIRCDYGFNIHVGNNFYANFDCVFLDVCEIRIGDNCMISPGVHIYTATHPLNAAARNSGKEFGKPVIIGDNVWIGGRAIITPGVTIGNNAIIAAGAVVTQDVLPNTLVGGNPARLIKQVEE is encoded by the coding sequence ATGTTAACGGAAAAAGAAAAAATGCTCGCTGGTGAAATGTACGATCCGCACGATTCAGAACTACGCCAAAAACGCATGAATGCTCGCCGTCTTAGCCGACTATTTAATGATACAACCGAAATGGACGGTCAAGATCGCAGCGATTTGCTGAAAAAATTACTTGGCTCAACCGGAGACAATATTCACGTCGAACCAACGATTCGCTGTGATTATGGATTTAATATTCACGTTGGCAATAATTTTTATGCTAATTTTGACTGCGTATTTCTCGATGTATGCGAAATCCGCATTGGGGATAACTGCATGATTTCTCCCGGAGTTCATATTTACACAGCGACTCATCCGCTAAATGCTGCTGCGCGAAATTCTGGCAAAGAATTTGGCAAGCCAGTCATAATTGGTGACAACGTATGGATTGGCGGTCGCGCCATTATTACCCCGGGTGTCACGATTGGCAACAATGCGATTATTGCGGCGGGGGCCGTAGTTACACAAGATGTTCTCCCTAATACCTTAGTAGGCGGTAACCCCGCTCGACTAATTAAACAAGTTGAAGAATAA
- a CDS encoding alpha/beta family hydrolase, with the protein MKSINNKVIGYKGIEVPYTVMLTEDYTKKLAIFLPGAGYTTKSPLFHFAEEIFLNANYNVLRVNYQYTDKAYDDFTMTELNKAIVHDVRQVISEALKGRNYQDFYLVGKSLGTIAMGSEMLRPEFSDAKAVWVTPLLNQEQVLNTMVNSKNEALCYIGDKDRYYSAGAFELLKENPNLKSTLLPEINHRLDCQNDPLKSIDALKQIIAGIKEF; encoded by the coding sequence ATGAAATCAATTAACAACAAAGTCATAGGTTACAAGGGGATTGAAGTTCCTTATACCGTGATGCTAACTGAAGACTACACAAAAAAATTGGCGATTTTCTTGCCAGGTGCTGGATATACAACAAAAAGTCCACTTTTCCATTTCGCCGAAGAAATTTTCTTGAACGCAAATTACAATGTGTTGCGTGTGAATTACCAATACACGGATAAAGCTTATGACGACTTTACCATGACTGAACTGAATAAGGCGATTGTCCACGACGTGCGCCAAGTAATTAGCGAAGCGCTCAAAGGAAGAAATTATCAAGACTTTTACTTAGTCGGCAAATCGCTTGGTACGATTGCGATGGGGTCTGAAATGCTGCGCCCAGAATTTAGCGATGCTAAAGCTGTATGGGTAACACCATTATTAAATCAAGAACAGGTTCTCAATACGATGGTCAACAGCAAAAACGAAGCATTATGCTATATTGGCGACAAAGATCGCTATTACTCAGCAGGTGCGTTCGAGTTGCTGAAAGAAAACCCGAATTTGAAATCAACATTATTACCGGAAATTAACCACCGCTTGGATTGCCAAAACGATCCACTCAAATCCATCGATGCTTTAAAACAAATCATTGCAGGAATTAAAGAGTTTTAA
- a CDS encoding ABC transporter ATP-binding protein, with translation MTGLTLVNIKKEYEKGVVSVQDFNLEIRDKEFLVLVGPSGCGKSTTLRMIAGLEDITDGDLFIGDKRVNDVSPKDRDIAMVFQNYALYPHMTVYENMAFSLKLRKMKKDEIKARVANASKILGLDDYLNRKPKALSGGQRQRVALGRAIVRDAKVFLMDEPLSNLDAKLRVQMRAEIQKLHRRLQTTTVYVTHDQTEAMTMATRLVVMKDGFIQQVGTPKEVYDLPENMFVGGFIGSPSMNFLQGKLVGSHFVMGDSKVLIPENKLKMLQDQGYENKNLVLGVRPEDIHDEPLFLEHSPHTKLQAYIDVAELMGAEIILYSKIDDQDFVARVDSRFNVEAESTIELAFDMNKAHFFDGDSELRIR, from the coding sequence ATGACAGGCTTAACATTAGTAAATATTAAAAAAGAATATGAAAAAGGTGTAGTTTCGGTTCAAGACTTTAACTTAGAAATTCGCGACAAAGAGTTTCTAGTATTGGTTGGACCTTCAGGTTGCGGTAAATCTACAACACTTCGCATGATCGCAGGATTAGAAGATATTACAGATGGCGACTTGTTTATCGGTGACAAGCGTGTTAACGACGTATCGCCAAAAGATCGCGACATCGCAATGGTTTTCCAAAACTACGCACTGTACCCGCATATGACTGTTTATGAAAACATGGCGTTTAGTTTAAAACTACGTAAAATGAAAAAAGATGAAATTAAAGCGCGTGTTGCGAACGCTTCAAAAATTTTAGGATTAGACGATTACTTAAACCGGAAACCAAAAGCGCTATCAGGCGGTCAACGTCAACGTGTTGCTTTAGGTCGTGCGATTGTCCGTGATGCTAAAGTCTTTTTAATGGATGAGCCGTTATCAAACCTTGACGCTAAACTTCGCGTGCAAATGCGCGCAGAAATCCAGAAATTACACCGTCGCTTGCAAACAACGACTGTATACGTAACACATGACCAAACTGAAGCCATGACAATGGCAACGCGTTTAGTGGTAATGAAAGATGGATTTATTCAACAAGTCGGTACACCAAAAGAAGTGTACGACTTACCAGAAAACATGTTTGTTGGTGGATTTATCGGTTCGCCTTCTATGAACTTCTTACAAGGAAAATTAGTTGGTAGCCATTTTGTAATGGGCGATTCCAAAGTGCTTATTCCAGAAAACAAACTTAAAATGCTTCAAGACCAAGGCTATGAAAACAAAAACCTAGTTCTCGGCGTTCGTCCTGAAGACATTCACGATGAGCCGTTATTCTTGGAACACTCGCCACATACAAAGCTTCAAGCTTATATCGATGTTGCTGAATTGATGGGTGCAGAAATTATCCTTTACTCAAAAATCGATGACCAAGATTTCGTTGCACGTGTCGATTCACGCTTTAATGTTGAAGCAGAATCGACAATTGAACTTGCTTTTGACATGAATAAAGCCCATTTCTTTGATGGCGATTCTGAATTACGCATTCGTTAA